CCAGGCCGAGGGGGTCCAGGTCCTGCTTATTGGGCAGAAAAGGAAGGCATCCCCTAGGAGCCGGATCAGTCGGCTGAGTGCGGAGTGTGACCTTTCCGTCGCTGAAGCCCTGGAGCGAGACCTTGACGGTTTGGTCGTACCGGGTGATTGGGCCGCTGACAAGATGAGAACTAACAGATCGTTTCTGGAAATAGTGCAAAAACAGTTTAATAATGGAAGACTACTCGCGAGTATTGCCGAAGGACACAGTGTGCTCATCTCAGCGAAGATATTGGAAGGGATGAAAGTGGCGGGTCTGCCCGAGATGAAGCGGGACATTGAGAACTGCGGCGCTTGCCAGGTTGACCAGCCTGTATATCAAGATAAGAACTTAGTTACGAGCAGATGTACTGATGACTTGCCAGAATTAATGCGGTGGGTCTTAGGATATTTGAAGGCAAGGTAGCTATTTATTTATGGTTCATTTGTTACTCAATTCAATTGCGCTTGATCCCAATCGTTGGACCGGAAAAAAGAATCTATAATATCGTTTAAGCGAGTTACTCCGACCCCTTATTGAAGCTGATTTTAGTATTGAAAATGGTTGTTTGAGGGCTTTTGGACTTCCTCTTTTGTGTAGACCAGTCGGCCACCGATAATAGTGGCCCACACCGAGTGGTCGTGATCCAGCACCACCAGATCCGCGTCCTTGCCAAGTTCAATGCTACCCTTTCTGTCGACAAGGCCCAGTACAGTGGCCGGATTTCTGGCGGCGGTATCTACGGCGGTTTCCAGGTTACAGCCGGTAAAGTCCCAGAATTTGAGCATCAGCTGGTGGAGGCTGTAGGTTGTTCCGATTAGAGTGCCGTCGAGGTAGCGGGCGGCGCCGCCTTGTGATTCGAACTCCTGCCCATAATAGTAATACCGTCCCGCAGGCAGTCCCATAGCCTGCATGCCATCGGTGATACAGACGCAGCGCTCGCCGCCAAATTGCTGGTAGATATAGCGCACCATCTTCTCGTGCAAGTGAAGGCCATCGCTGATGACCTGCACCGTCACATCCGGATGTTCAAAGATAGCCGGAACCGGTCCCGGATCGCGGTGATGGAGGGGGCGCATGGTATTGAAAATGTGGGTAACGTGGGAAATGCCCGCTTCGAGGCCCCGTTGGGTTTCGATGTAATTCGCGTCGGAATGGCCAAACGAAGCGATGATGCCGTGGTCGACCATGGCCTGAATTACGGTCAGCGCGCCGTCCACTTCGGGAGCGATAGTCATCATTTTAAGGTTATCG
The Candidatus Neomarinimicrobiota bacterium DNA segment above includes these coding regions:
- the nagA gene encoding N-acetylglucosamine-6-phosphate deacetylase, encoding MHDHLIIRNCRLYNQLSREQPTDILIIAGKIARLGSVDTDMDQSPIIDADGRTTIPGLIDVHIHGAGGGDTSHGTPQALNTISTTLARLGITSFLATAMTRPEIGNEHLKITGQLVGQDLGGANLLGLHLEGPFISRVKRGGIPLNAIKKPSRKALDELIQITGDNLKMMTIAPEVDGALTVIQAMVDHGIIASFGHSDANYIETQRGLEAGISHVTHIFNTMRPLHHRDPGPVPAIFEHPDVTVQVISDGLHLHEKMVRYIYQQFGGERCVCITDGMQAMGLPAGRYYYYGQEFESQGGAARYLDGTLIGTTYSLHQLMLKFWDFTGCNLETAVDTAARNPATVLGLVDRKGSIELGKDADLVVLDHDHSVWATIIGGRLVYTKEEVQKPSNNHFQY
- a CDS encoding DJ-1/PfpI family protein, which codes for QAEGVQVLLIGQKRKASPRSRISRLSAECDLSVAEALERDLDGLVVPGDWAADKMRTNRSFLEIVQKQFNNGRLLASIAEGHSVLISAKILEGMKVAGLPEMKRDIENCGACQVDQPVYQDKNLVTSRCTDDLPELMRWVLGYLKAR